GTATCTTAAGGGAGGCCGCAACAGGCAGTATAGGGGATGGAAAAATTTTTATTAGCCCTATCGAAGATGCTATCCGTATCAGAACCGGTGAGAGGGGAGAAAAGGCTATTTAGCTAATCAAAAGGAATACACGTACTCATAATGAATTCCATACATTACAACCCTGTTAAGCATGGCTATATTTGAAGTCTCCTCAAAGGGCTGGCTTTATAGAGCATTTCAGCATGCCATAAAGCAGAGGTTGTATTTAGCAGATCAGGGATTAAAAAAGCCTTCAGTTATGGGTTATGAATGAGATGGATTTGGAATAAAATCGTATTTTGATGGATCGGTTCGTTTCATTCACCGTTTAACGTTATATCCTTACCCCAACCTTTTTAAATTCCTTCTCGCTATAAAGGATCACGTAGTCATTTAAACCTGTCTTTTTTTTGATAGCCTGGATTACAGCTTCGCATTCGGCATCAGTATAACCGTGGATCATAGTAAAAACGTTATATTCCCAATCGGAATAGATAGGCCGTTCGTAGCAGTGCGTGACCTCTTCAAAATCAGCCATAATCTTGCCCACTTCATCAACCTGCTCTTTGGGCACCTTCCATACACACATGGCATTTGCATTAATACCAATCTTACGATGGGCAATGGAAGCTGCAAGCCGTCTTACCTTGCCGGATTCCAGAAGTTTTTGAAGTCTTTGTATTACCTCTTCTTCTGACATCCCTAATGCCTGACCAATATCTTTGTATGGGGTCTTGGTGACGGGCAGACCTTCCTGGATATGTTTAATGAGCTTTACATCAATATCTTCTTTTTTGTTTGTCATAGTTTAAGTTAGCATGGATAATCCGGAAGAGACGATCCTTCGGGTTGCCACTTCCTTTTTATTCATGTTATCCTTTAATTAAGATTAATAAATTTTAAAGCGTACGCCGATTTTGAATTTCTTTGTTGTTGGTAGACTTCGGACTGTTAGTCCCGTCCTGTCCTCAATTTCTTTCAGGAGACAGTGGAGCTCCTCGTCGTTCCTGGCTGACATGGTAAACCACATATTGTAAGGTATATGGGTGTTTCTCCCTTTCCTGAGGTAATTGTGAGATACGCCACTATATTCATTGATGATCGCACTTACTTCTTCTATGCGGTCTTCCGGAACCTTTATTGCAGCGAGTGTTGCCTCCCTGCCCATAGCTTGTGTGTTGATAATTGGAGCAAGCCGTCTTACATATCCCTTCTCAATCATGAACTTGACACGTTCAATAATAGTGTCTTCATCGATATCAAGTTCTTTGCTCAATGCCAGAAATGGTCTTGATACAAGAGGCAGGTTGGATTGTAAACGGTGAAGTATTTTTCTATCGGTATCGCAAAGTATCATATTCTTTTTTTTATTTCCTCAATTCCTTGTTGTTCTATAAGCGTCCTGAATCGGTGCTCAGTTTTATTTGAAAGGATAATATCTGCACAAACATCTAAAGCCTTTAATGTGGTGGGTTCGTCTGCCTGAGGGAGTAAATCTATGGCAAATTTGGGGTGTCTTCCGACTTTTCCACCGATCATTACCCGATACTCTTTTTCTTCTGCTTTTATTGAGCCTGTAGGGCATACTTTAGCGCAAAGGCCACAGTGTACACATTTTTCTTTGTCAATAGTAACTTGATTATTGGTTACCGTAACGGCATTTTCCCGGCAGGTCTCCACACATTTCATACATTCAATACATTTTGAATGTGTATCTACGGAAACAGGTTCTATTGCGTGAACACCGAAGTCCTTGATCTGTGGCATAGAACAGCTATTTGGGCATCCCGATACAGCGAGCTTCATCGTATGGTGGGGAAGAATTTGTCCATCAACCTTATCGATTAATTTTTCCGTGAAATGTGATTTCTCCAGCCTGTTCTGGAGTTTATTTGCTAAGATTCTGGAATCTATGATGAGAAACGGACAATTAACCTCTGCGCCCCGGCAAGGTTTCACCTGATAAAGAACAGGATTTCCATCTTTATCGAAATATTTGGTATACTTCCGGAGGATAGAGAGCTTTTCATTATTTATAGGTAAGGATTGTTTTGTAACAGCAGGCTGTGGATTCGGTTTACCCATAAATCCTTCTTTTGCGGCGAGAACCTCCGACTCGGTTACTAAATTTTTTCCACGATTACGGGCAATGGCTTCAACCTTTTCACGAACCATCTTTTGTATAAAGGGAGGTACCTTTTCTAGCAGCATTGATGCAGACTTATCCCACTCCAAGAGTAATCTCCTTAAAATAAAATTGCCACAATAAAAAATTGAGGCAATTTTTAAATCAACGATTTATTTCATAAACTTACTGATCATATCTATAAATACTACAAACTTAAATATTATATTTGTAAAAAGGATGAATGTCAATTTGAAATTTTTAAGGGAGGTTTTTATTCTCTGTATTCCTAAATATTTTAAATCTTGACATTTAACGGTATGAATCTTATATTTTTAAATGTATTAAGAAATATAATTATCTAAAATAAAGATTTTTCTCATGGTGTCATTTTAAGATTATGGATAGATTGCGAATGAAGTTTATTTTTGATGCCAATAATTTATTACGGAGGTTATAAAATGGATGATCAGAAATTCCATGAAAAATTGTTAAATTTAATTGAAGAAATTAAAAGATTTCCAGAGATAAAGCGCGAGAGTTTAGAGATGTTGACAGGTGAACTTGGTAAGAAGTATGAGGATCTCAAGCTTAGTTTAATGGTATTACAGGATTCACTCGATTCGTTGCGGCTGAACGTACAGTACCTGCTCTTTGATTTAGACATGACGAAAAAGGAGAATACAGCCTTAAGAAAAAAACTGGAAGAACAGGGAAATAATAAGTAATTCCTCCCAAATTCCTTATTGAAGATAACATAATAACATGGAAAGTTTTGTATTATCCAATATGCCCGTAGAAGCACAAAAGGTTATAGAACCTTTCTTCCAGGATATCTTATCGCATGGTAAAGAGAATATTATTTCGGTATATGTCATTGGAAGCGCTGTAACAAGAGATTTCCATACAAAATATTCTGATATTAATACGCTCATTGTCGTAAAAGAGATTAAGATTTCATTTTTCGATTTTATTTCGACGTTAGGAAAGCGTTATGGTAAAAAGAAGATACGCGCCCCTTTCGTTATGACTTTAGATTATATCAACAGATCATTACAGGAGTTTCCATTAGAATTCCTGGAGATGAAATTGATACATCAACGGGTGTACGGAGATGATGTCTTAAAAGATATAAAGATTGAAAAGGCCCATGTTCGACTCGAATGCGAACGGGAATTGAAAGGCAGGTTGCAGAATCTCTGTCAGGGTTATATAAGAGCAATGGGCAATAAAACGGTCTTGACAGACTTGTTTGTAGGTTCAGTTTCTGGTTATTTTCCCGTCTTTCATGGGATACTCTTCCTGTATGACCATAAACCGCTTAAAGCAAAAAGCGACGTTCTTTGCGCTTTAGAAAAGTATCTTGACATCGATACAGGCATCTTCACAAAACTCCTGGAAATGAAGTCAAATAATATCTATCCTCCTGTTGAAACCCTGAAGGTAATTTTTGAAAATCTGTATCATACATTAGATACTCTTGCGAGAAGGATAGATGAATTTAAAATTGAGCGTGTATAAAAGGCGTTTTTACCTGTATCCGGGATTATTGGTATTTTTCCTGTGTCTTTGTTCAATCGTACAGGCACAGGGATTGCTTCCGGTTCCTAAGAGGTATGTGGAAGATAGGGCTGGTATCGTGAGCGATACGATAGAGAGGAATCTGAACGGCTATCTTCAGGAATTAGAACAGAAGACAGGCGCACAACTTGTTGTTCTTACGATTCATACAACGGGCGATATCCCCATCGAAACTTACGCAATAGAACTTGCAACAAAATGGAAGCTGGGGCAGAAGGGAAAAGATAATGGAGCCCTTGTTGTTATAGCAAAGGATGACCGTGCTTACAGGATTGAGGTTGGATATGGACTTGAGGGCACATTGCCGGATAGCTTTTGTGGTACGGTTGGAAGGACGTATTTTGTACCTAATTTCCGGAAGGGAAACTACGGCGAAGGCATATACCAGGGTGTGGTTATTATGGTTCATAAGGTTGCAGAAGAACACGGATTACAGATCACGGGAATGCCAAATATTGCTGAATTAAGAAAAAAGGCAAGGGGACGTGAAAATCCGCTTTTTTCACTCGTATTTCTGCTTATTCTCTTGCCATTTATTTTGAGTTATTTCTTTAACAGACGACAAAACTGGTGGGGCGGTCCTCCCATTATCTTTGGTGGCCGGGGAGGATTTGGTTCACACGGATCTGGTGGATTCGGAGGCTTTGGCAGTTTTGGCGGTGGTGGAGGTGGCTCATTCGGTGGTGGAGGGGCATCAGGACGTTGGTAATGGATGGTAATCTAGATTAGAAAACAAGTTTTAACTTTGATTTGCTCAGACTTCTACTGCTTTTTAGATTAACGCCTATAGGTAGTAGGAGTAAGGGCAAGCAGAAAGGAAACTATGAGAAAGATATTACCCGTTATCGCAATTCTGGTATTTTTAGGCGTTATCTTTGGTGTCTGGTATGTCAAGGGATACAACAAGGTCGTTAATCTGCATGAGAATGTTAAAAACGCCTGGTCTCAAGTTGATACACAGCTTAAGAGACGATACGATCTTATCCCTAACCTCGTAGAGACAGTAAAAGGTTATGCTACCCACGAGAAAGAAATATTTGAGAATCTTGCTGAGGCAAGAAAAGGTTATTTTACTGCTCCGACAGTAGAAAAAAAAGCTGAGGCTGCAACACAGATTGAAGGATTTCTATCCCGCCTGCTTGCATTTCGTGAAACATACCCTGATTTGAAGGCAAACGAATCATTTCTTAAGCTGCAGGACACCTTAGAAGGCAGTGAAAATCGCATTTCCGTAGAACGCAAGAGATACAATGACGCTGTTAGAGAATTTAATACTTATACAAAGAGCTTCTTCGGTCGCTTCTTTGCTGCTCGCCTTGGAGTACCTGAGGCAAAATATTTTGAAGTCGCCGAAATTGAGAAAGAGGCGCCAAAGGTAAAATTTTAAGATCACGCCTTTCAGAAACCTTATATCCTACATACTTGCAACACTCAATGTAAACTGATATTCGAGTATTTATACAAATACTTATGTTCAGGTACTCATAGTTGAGAAGTACATTGGCACTGGATTTGTAATTACTTAAAATAGTGTAATTCATAAATCATGATTTTTTGCAGGAAACGAAGAGGAGGCGTTCAAGGATAGATATGAGACCAAGATATATTCTTTTTATGTTGGTACTTACCTTTATTTTTATGCAATTAACCGCGCCTTCTTTTGCACAAGAGACTACCATTAATGCCATTCCTCTTCCCATAGGTTCAGGGGCAAGGGCCTTGGGGCAGGGAGGCGCCTTTATTGCTGTTGCCGACGATGCAACAGCCGCTTCATGGAACCCCGGCGCATTGACACAATTAGAAAGGCCGGAGCTTTCTGTCGTGGGCTCTTTTTTATCAACACATCAGGATTTTGATCCGGGGGATACTGGTTTCTCATTAGGGGATGAAGATGTGTCCCGTAGTGATTTAAATTACTTCAGCATAGCTTATCCATTCAAAGTCTTTGGGAAAAATCTGGTTGCTGCCTTAAGCTATCAGCAGAAATTTGATTTCCACATGAAAATAGATTTTGATCAAACGCTTGTAAACCCGCTCGATCAATCAATTACGCAACAAGAAATCGATTTCGAGTCAAAAGGCGGAGTAGGCGCGTTGACCCCTGCTGTCTCTATGCTTGTTCTACCGAAATTATCCATAGGCGTAGCTGTTAATTTCTATACCGATGAATTTTTTGGTAACTTTGCATGGAAAGAAAAAACACAAGTAATAGTAGCAAATCCAGAATCCATAGATACAATTGATGCTAATTCAACATTTAAAAACTTTCAGGCGGTCAATGTGACAACAGGTTTGCTCCTGGATATATGGGAGAAAGAAGATAAACGTCTTACCTTTGGCGCCGTTTACCATACCCCATACAGAGCGACGGTAGATCGCGTTACTGATAATGTATTTATTATTTCTTCGGAAAGATTTTCAGATCACAGGAGGGAATCTTTTACGGTGGATTATCCCATGTCTGCCGGCGCTGGTTTTGGCTTCCGTTATAACGATGCCCTGTTATTTTCCATGGATATGACGTGGACCGATTGGTCAGAGTTTGAACAAAAGAATGAAGATACGGAAGAGAAATCTCGTCCTTTGGGTGGTGTATCTACAGACAGGGAAATTGATGATACCTATGCTGTAAGATTCGGTACTGAGTATC
The genomic region above belongs to Candidatus Jettenia caeni and contains:
- a CDS encoding transcriptional regulator; translated protein: MTNKKEDIDVKLIKHIQEGLPVTKTPYKDIGQALGMSEEEVIQRLQKLLESGKVRRLAASIAHRKIGINANAMCVWKVPKEQVDEVGKIMADFEEVTHCYERPIYSDWEYNVFTMIHGYTDAECEAVIQAIKKKTGLNDYVILYSEKEFKKVGVRI
- a CDS encoding transcriptional regulator — protein: MILCDTDRKILHRLQSNLPLVSRPFLALSKELDIDEDTIIERVKFMIEKGYVRRLAPIINTQAMGREATLAAIKVPEDRIEEVSAIINEYSGVSHNYLRKGRNTHIPYNMWFTMSARNDEELHCLLKEIEDRTGLTVRSLPTTKKFKIGVRFKIY
- a CDS encoding putative nitrite and sulphite reductase, with translation MEWDKSASMLLEKVPPFIQKMVREKVEAIARNRGKNLVTESEVLAAKEGFMGKPNPQPAVTKQSLPINNEKLSILRKYTKYFDKDGNPVLYQVKPCRGAEVNCPFLIIDSRILANKLQNRLEKSHFTEKLIDKVDGQILPHHTMKLAVSGCPNSCSMPQIKDFGVHAIEPVSVDTHSKCIECMKCVETCRENAVTVTNNQVTIDKEKCVHCGLCAKVCPTGSIKAEEKEYRVMIGGKVGRHPKFAIDLLPQADEPTTLKALDVCADIILSNKTEHRFRTLIEQQGIEEIKKRI